The genomic region ttaaaaatagtcgtcagtttctcgttatctcattaattgttctcctttttttgacacctaagcccccttttcgtagaccaggtcacatatgtatatgttgtttGTAAGAGCAAGAAATAAGTAGTTACTTATCAAAAAGTATTCTGAAATGCTTCGAAAGCTGAGCTGAGTAGGTCTAAGTAGGATTTTTGAGACTTATATTTGATGTTTGTACAGAAAGTGGACAGCCAAACAGCATAATGCATAAATTATCgttcaaaaattcgatttttggctATAACTCCCACAtttaaagtgttaaaaaaacgaaatttcgtACGTTATACGGATATCGTAATTGAAATATATACCGTGAAACTTGTCTTGATCCGTTGACTGTAGCAAATAGCttccatattaaaaattattcaaaagatTTTGGGTTATAACTCCCACAtttaaagtgttaaaaaaactaaatttcgtACGTTATTCGGATAtcgtaattaaaatataaaccgTGAAACTTGTCTTGATCCGTTGACTGTAGCAAATAGCttccatattaaaaattattcaaaaacggTATTTCACATTATAAGTCCCACATTTAAAGTgttaaaaacactaaatttcgtACGTTATACGGATATCGTAATTAAAATCTGTACAGTGAAAATTGTCTTGATCGGctgactatagcatatggcttccatattaaaaattattcaaaaacggTATTTCACATTGTAAGTCCCACATTTAAAGTGTTAAAAACACGAAATTTCGTACGTTATTCGGATAtcgtaattaaaatatataccgtGAAAATTATCCTgatcggttcactataacatatagctccCCTATAAAATATcgttcaaaaatgaaattttgcattataaataatttatttttaaagataagGTATCAAAATTTAGGCATAtacttaattaaaacaaatagaAAGAGAAAAGTTGTATAACTATAATATTTAGTAGCTCCCATATGGTGGAATTTTTGAactgattaattttttacatctgaaaagtaattatatttaattattttaaactcaaacatattaaaatataaaaattttcctcACATTCATACTTGTAGACCCCTGGATGATTCGGTTTCAAAATGGCAATACCGTTTAACGGCAACCGACTCTGGCAATGATTCAGTAACGGAAACTCTTGAGATATCTGTGCAACAGCATCGCGGTGTGCGTACCGTTAATCACGAGATCAGCATTACCGTCAAGATCAACGAGAAGAACATACACAACATTGACTGGCAGCTGAAATTAATGCGCGGTAAGCAGCTtcgaataaaattatatttataccagCGTATAACTAATCCCTCATAATTTTCAGATGTTGCCTCAACACTGGGTGATGAAAACACCAACTCGTTGGTTGTACGCGAAATACGTCCGATGCCACAGGATCCAAATACCGCTACTTTTGTATATTTCAATGAGACCTTCCCCACCAATGAGTGTCCCGAGGCAGAGCTCAATAAGCTAGTCAAGCGTTTAGATGCCAGCCGCTTAAGCGATTTGGTGTATCCAACACTGAGTGTGAAATCCATAACGGGTCAGCTGATTGGCGCTTGCCAGAAATCGCACATTACCAAACCGAAACCAACGACACATATGGCGACAAACGTACCACCGCTGCCACGCAATCAAGTGGATCGCGTTAATGCTACCGTCGGTCATTTGCTCGTCTACAAAGTACCCAGCGATACGTTCTACGATCCCAACGATAATGAACAGCTGACGTTAACGTTGAAGACGAAGGATCACAAAGAGCTGAACCCGCGTCATTGGTTACAATTCGACTCGAAGAATCAGGAATTCTATGGCATACCAAAGAGTGGTGATGCCGGCTCAGAGGAATACTTGCTCGTCGCACAAGATGCTGGCGGCCTGAGCGCCACCGACGCTTTGGTTGTGGTGGTGAATCATGCGCCGAAGAAAGAATTTAGCGTCTACTTCAAAGCCTATCTGGCCATAAGGCACGAGCAATTCAATGCAGATCTGCAGCGTAAATTTGTGGAACGCATTGCTCAACTGTTCGGCGATCAAACGACACAGTACGTGCAAATACGTTCGGTGACAACGCATCACGACTCGGATAGCACAATTGTGAATTTCTACAATACGAGCTTGTACAAGTCGCATAATCGTTGTCCCGAAGAGGAAATCGAGGCTGTACGCAGTGTTTACCTAATTAAGGATCATATGGTGCGCGATCATGTGAAAAAGATTTTAGGACCTGAATTGAACCTAACCAATGTGCAAGCATTGCCGTTAGGCTTGTGCCATCGTAAGTTTGAATTgctcttatatatttttcatattattagcaaatatatttattatttttagcacAAACTGATATCATCCACCGCGACTATGTGCCGACGAAACCCGATCAGCCAACTCTGAAATCGAGCTTCAGCGAAGAGTATATGTACACAATCATCTTGCCGGCGGTGATTATTGTCAGCATGATCTTAATTGCTTGCCTCATTGCGTGTTGTCTACATCGTCGCCGTCGTAAGAGCGGCAAAATGGAATTAGGTGAGTTATTTGACTCaacggtatatacatataagtagatAACTGAATTGGTTAGGCAAGTTCAGTTTACAAGAGTGATATTTAAAGTGtattttaaaatagatttttaatgAACATTTAAATGAGCTGGTGGTTGGAAAACCGATCATCACGTGACATCACTGGATTCCTTAAGTTAATGCCTTTAAAGGTTGTAATGcgtttttgcacttttttactGTGTTTATTGGAGataaagtcaatttttattCGAGGAAAGTGCATTCTTCATAATCGTGGCTTTAAGCCGccttcatttaaataaaatacccaCTGTTGGCCTGGTGAACAACAAATACCTTGGGCTAATTCAGCTTGATAATAACACACTGAACTCATTTTCCTCTTCATTGGCATATACACCGCTTACGCTGTTATAGCCGACTTAACAACAgctcgccagtcgttcttctttttcgctgtttggcgccttctccacctggtttttccaactgagtggaggtcttccttttcctcggCTTCCTCTGGCGGGTACTGCCTCGAATACTCTCtagacctagccagcgtagccgttgtctcttaGTTCGCTGATCTATGTCaaattcgccgttgccaatgcgcaaaggaccataaatcttctccAGAACCTTGCTCGCGAAAACTGTTTaagagttgttgccaatacctccctctcctttatggtatgaggACCCACCGCAATGAAGGGTTCAGGTCATACCATTTTTCATACCATACCAGTTCATTCCAAGCTACACCTTTGTGACCGTGCAGCCCgataaggtgcacttggttacgttCCGCTAAGCTATTTGGCCATTCTCTACACTCCTGTACCAGTTGCTCGTTGCTATAGTTGCATTGGAGGTTTTTTtctatgcaccgacttatggctcagacttctgcttgaaaaatgctcggaaaactgCCCATAGGTATGTAGTGTTTGGTGCGCGGTCCTGCGACTCATGCACCAATTCCCTCCGACATTTTTGAGCCGTCGATATACCGCTTGATTTTACCATCCCTAAACAGTGGCTCGAGAGTGGAGTCATTGCTTTCAGCCTTACTGCTAATCTTGAACTTATTGGTGAAATTTACCCTTTTTGGTAATGCAGTCCCTTGGGAGAAGAGCCAATGGTATTATATTACTTAATTCTTTCATCCCCTGGGACGAGATTACTTTACCTCTACCACACCCTTCTGCTGCTATTTAGAGCAGTGTGTGTTTGGCTACCTGACCGATTACTGGGTGAAAGTTCGTATTATTATCATCTAACCTCTTTAAATTGTTCAtataattatgtaatatttatgcattttattttatttattttcgtttaggAGATGAAGAAGAGCGTAGATCGTTCCGCAAGAAGAATATACCTGTCATTTTCCAAGATGAGCTGGACGAAAAACCCGAAATCGGCAATAAGAGCCCAATCATATTGAAGGACGAGAAGCCGCCATTGTTGCCACCCTCCTACAATACGTCCAACATGAATGGTGAGTGCGCTTTTGCGAGCTTTTATCAATAAATTGCAAAGCTAATATTGAATTTATGCTGTTGTTCCGCCTTGCAGGCGACAATGATGTAGATGAATATGTGCCACCGCCCGCCGTTGTCGTGGGAGGACGCGAAGCGCGGGGGAAATCACCAGCAACGCCATCATATCGAAAACCGCCACCATATGTTTCGCCATAAAAATGTGGATTGTGGAGAATGTGGAGTGTGAGAGTGTGGAGAGCAAAAGTTTATGGCAAAAAACGGGAATCTCCCAACTACTGCTAAACTGCAACAAAATGGAAACTTTACTACTTAATTCactacataaacatttattttctttttaagttatattatatacatacatacatatattaagtctATACATAACATAGGTGATAGAGCAAAGCTACGAACGACAATTGAGTAGTGGAAACGACGAGCAGCTATCATTACAAAATGGCGCCTCAAACTGTCGGAACTTATGAACaaagttgttgtaattatttaacaataaaatatacaacaaacGTTAACTCAACACAACTACatgtaattatattattttctttctaatttattacaaaaaaaactcgaaaaaaCTCGACAACTAACGGTTTAAAtactttggcaaaaaaaaaaatatatataaatacaaattaaaatattaagtatgatttgaaaacaattattttagtGTCTAAAAcggatatatttaatatactttaGCGTTAGTTTGTGGAAAACCGCATACATTTACTTTAACTTTCGTAAAAAATAACGGCATAACGTGCTCGCGACCAAACTGGCAGAAATTGTGCACAAAAGCGCGTTTGTAAACACCCTGTATGTGCTGACTTTACTCTAAAactctaaaaacaaaaaacaaacaaacttttGCGTTAAGTGCTAACGGTGCTTCCgcaaactaaaatatatacagttagaGTATTTTACAGTTACGATATTTTAACTAACGACGTTGCGTAACATAGTTGTATTGTAATCAAAATGAAAACGTGTCACAATCATTAttaatatgcatgtgtgttacTTAAGATTTTTCACTTGTATAACAAAGCGAAagcgaaacaaaaaacaaacaaaacaaaacaaaacaaattaatttaataaagagCATAAGTAAGAAATGTCGGATAATCAAGCGCGTTTATACAAAAGCCATTTtcgtattttcataaatatgtaatgatGAGTTGAAacgttttgtatttgtatttgtaaggAGACAAGAAGAATTGTAGACGTGTGTCTAcgccacataaaaaacgctaaacaacaataaaaagctaAATTCAACACACTTTTTTACCTACAAGCACACACTTAGCGTGGTGAATTGATTTTTATAACAGCATCGAGAGGATTCGGAATTAATATTGAGAagactatgaaaaaaaattgagcggattacgaaaataaaatattgaaaagatttCGGAAAAGAATATTGCAAAGATTTCGCAAAAATACTGAAAGGATTtcggaaaataatattgaacagattgaaaggtttcgaaaaaatgattttgaataatttcgaaaaaaagattacaaagattcccgaaaaataatgaa from Bactrocera tryoni isolate S06 chromosome 3, CSIRO_BtryS06_freeze2, whole genome shotgun sequence harbors:
- the LOC120770958 gene encoding uncharacterized protein LOC120770958 isoform X2, producing MRRMPKFDLALSSKASTLLLVLLCGLGCLGFIRAERDFNFNDSQVPLLEPRDEPAHIHYGHDPYSVELSSCRSENSEIVLSLVLKSHDWTDLSENRKNKVLDKLSKFFAIPKEFIVMESVTKRELSEMQKEAIRRGYNKCHNSNKHPLGRVSFVLGCGAKSFTMSESIKKQIGAQMKDGSIDNITGEKFGWWVIWRKLYKARAQRNRRQAEGSGADEADDADYEYEYDDDDEDVVETVTEVPVTTTHAHRHHHGVGQDDNETNTLFSEPDASRTPPTTPQGADAASPTSSLTSPTTSTFGTTPTTSVSTDATAPTLPSTDYVEPKAENTPPMIRTRLQKFAVTSGKAFSYSVPQDAFYDTEDLTNLRLDLTDKDDRELKASSWLQFNPETHVLYGLPLDDSVSKWQYRLTATDSGNDSVTETLEISVQQHRGVRTVNHEISITVKINEKNIHNIDWQLKLMRDVASTLGDENTNSLVVREIRPMPQDPNTATFVYFNETFPTNECPEAELNKLVKRLDASRLSDLVYPTLSVKSITGQLIGACQKSHITKPKPTTHMATNVPPLPRNQVDRVNATVGHLLVYKVPSDTFYDPNDNEQLTLTLKTKDHKELNPRHWLQFDSKNQEFYGIPKSGDAGSEEYLLVAQDAGGLSATDALVVVVNHAPKKEFSVYFKAYLAIRHEQFNADLQRKFVERIAQLFGDQTTQYVQIRSVTTHHDSDSTIVNFYNTSLYKSHNRCPEEEIEAVRSVYLIKDHMVRDHVKKILGPELNLTNVQALPLGLCHPQTDIIHRDYVPTKPDQPTLKSSFSEEYMYTIILPAVIIVSMILIACLIACCLHRRRRKSGKMELGDEEERRSFRKKNIPVIFQDELDEKPEIGNKSPIILKDEKPPLLPPSYNTSNMNGDNDVDEYVPPPAVVVGGREARGKSPATPSYRKPPPYVSP
- the LOC120770958 gene encoding dystroglycan isoform X3 — its product is MPSSSSSTPSSVLATATLPTFISSTVTTSFATTSPTTTTTIKPSFITTPLLSKLERMQQQSQLQQILKQTTKTFDNNTDSTLTPKGGANAEEAVRNGAEAATTTTSVHLSMAETITSSDTTTITTTLTTTTAEGVLRKDDNETNTLFSEPDASRTPPTTPQGADAASPTSSLTSPTTSTFGTTPTTSVSTDATAPTLPSTDYVEPKAENTPPMIRTRLQKFAVTSGKAFSYSVPQDAFYDTEDLTNLRLDLTDKDDRELKASSWLQFNPETHVLYGLPLDDSVSKWQYRLTATDSGNDSVTETLEISVQQHRGVRTVNHEISITVKINEKNIHNIDWQLKLMRDVASTLGDENTNSLVVREIRPMPQDPNTATFVYFNETFPTNECPEAELNKLVKRLDASRLSDLVYPTLSVKSITGQLIGACQKSHITKPKPTTHMATNVPPLPRNQVDRVNATVGHLLVYKVPSDTFYDPNDNEQLTLTLKTKDHKELNPRHWLQFDSKNQEFYGIPKSGDAGSEEYLLVAQDAGGLSATDALVVVVNHAPKKEFSVYFKAYLAIRHEQFNADLQRKFVERIAQLFGDQTTQYVQIRSVTTHHDSDSTIVNFYNTSLYKSHNRCPEEEIEAVRSVYLIKDHMVRDHVKKILGPELNLTNVQALPLGLCHPQTDIIHRDYVPTKPDQPTLKSSFSEEYMYTIILPAVIIVSMILIACLIACCLHRRRRKSGKMELGDEEERRSFRKKNIPVIFQDELDEKPEIGNKSPIILKDEKPPLLPPSYNTSNMNGDNDVDEYVPPPAVVVGGREARGKSPATPSYRKPPPYVSP
- the LOC120770958 gene encoding uncharacterized protein LOC120770958 isoform X1; protein product: MRRMPKFDLALSSKASTLLLVLLCGLGCLGFIRAERDFNFNDSQVPLLEPRDEPAHIHYGHDPYSVELSSCRSENSEIVLSLVLKSHDWTDLSENRKNKVLDKLSKFFAIPKEFIVMESVTKRELSEMQKEAIRRGYNKCHNSNKHPLGRVSFVLGCGAKSFTMSESIKKQIGAQMKDGSIDNITGEKFGWWVIWRKLYKARAQRNRRQAEGSGADEADDADYEYEYDDDDEDVVYVSNPIKNETVTEVPVTTTHAHRHHHGVGQDDNETNTLFSEPDASRTPPTTPQGADAASPTSSLTSPTTSTFGTTPTTSVSTDATAPTLPSTDYVEPKAENTPPMIRTRLQKFAVTSGKAFSYSVPQDAFYDTEDLTNLRLDLTDKDDRELKASSWLQFNPETHVLYGLPLDDSVSKWQYRLTATDSGNDSVTETLEISVQQHRGVRTVNHEISITVKINEKNIHNIDWQLKLMRDVASTLGDENTNSLVVREIRPMPQDPNTATFVYFNETFPTNECPEAELNKLVKRLDASRLSDLVYPTLSVKSITGQLIGACQKSHITKPKPTTHMATNVPPLPRNQVDRVNATVGHLLVYKVPSDTFYDPNDNEQLTLTLKTKDHKELNPRHWLQFDSKNQEFYGIPKSGDAGSEEYLLVAQDAGGLSATDALVVVVNHAPKKEFSVYFKAYLAIRHEQFNADLQRKFVERIAQLFGDQTTQYVQIRSVTTHHDSDSTIVNFYNTSLYKSHNRCPEEEIEAVRSVYLIKDHMVRDHVKKILGPELNLTNVQALPLGLCHPQTDIIHRDYVPTKPDQPTLKSSFSEEYMYTIILPAVIIVSMILIACLIACCLHRRRRKSGKMELGDEEERRSFRKKNIPVIFQDELDEKPEIGNKSPIILKDEKPPLLPPSYNTSNMNGDNDVDEYVPPPAVVVGGREARGKSPATPSYRKPPPYVSP